A region from the Campylobacter magnus genome encodes:
- a CDS encoding TorD/DmsD family molecular chaperone, which translates to MFDTDVLRARARFYEFFSYAFFYDEKGKGFANWQEQAKFFSQNELGCDFEPILKADFTSFKAEQNAVLFDLSYANVPLNASFYDEGRDNGKKRVEAIAVLKNSNLRRNIEKCSESEDFIGFLFLMMKEFLEGQIKGQENASQNAKDTFEYLINPCIDELCELLGSHEDSCIFKALAQIIAWFVNLERAYYALNAPQKAQISVAKEAMNMRPHSSKMPTAKSKLNWDEFTSL; encoded by the coding sequence ATGTTTGATACTGATGTTTTAAGGGCTAGGGCTAGATTTTATGAGTTTTTTTCTTATGCGTTTTTTTATGATGAAAAGGGCAAAGGCTTTGCAAACTGGCAAGAACAAGCGAAGTTTTTTAGCCAAAATGAGCTAGGCTGTGATTTTGAGCCTATTTTAAAGGCTGATTTTACTAGCTTTAAAGCTGAGCAAAATGCTGTGCTTTTTGATTTAAGCTACGCAAATGTGCCCTTAAATGCGTCGTTTTATGATGAGGGCAGAGATAATGGCAAAAAAAGAGTAGAAGCAATAGCCGTGCTAAAAAACTCAAATTTGCGCAGAAATATTGAAAAATGCTCTGAGAGCGAGGATTTTATCGGCTTTTTGTTTTTGATGATGAAAGAGTTTTTAGAAGGGCAAATAAAAGGGCAAGAAAATGCCAGTCAAAACGCAAAAGATACCTTTGAATACCTAATAAATCCTTGTATAGACGAGCTTTGCGAGCTTTTGGGCTCTCATGAAGACAGCTGTATTTTTAAGGCTTTAGCGCAGATTATAGCTTGGTTTGTGAATTTAGAGCGTGCTTATTATGCGCTAAATGCACCGCAAAAGGCGCAAATCAGCGTGGCAAAAGAGGCTATGAATATGCGTCCGCACTCAAGCAAGATGCCAACAGCAAAATCAAAGCTAAACTGGGATGAATTTACTAGTTTGTAG
- a CDS encoding 4Fe-4S binding protein, whose product MKEFAYFGKPALPLGDEIECEAKHENYYLIANKPAPNTQIHAREIDYYLESSDEDALEVSKNVSILYEARALAFDGSKFEKYSKTVGKRVLFIGTTPDMSLKASLEKLDFKVICLDEIKFIYGCAGELCAIIEQGLEQAEVECDFAVFFGGCESWATRQSGCFDASAISAKEILEFLSSHVPNYTYQNYIFCQNDACLYHHKRGDVCSKCVELCPTVAILKNEDEKELVFSPIDCIACGRCVSICPSGAIDNAVITRTSFEALGRLFKSRIPIIAKDGFLPKVRFKNSVLPLVLPSDGILDFNNILSLVLGCGGEIFIFLPNMPKASKEAIALANEIFKARFGCELVRVFDDEISLQEAISKARYKNIGEFELGIYPNKASAISAKLALIAGSLDLGEFSTYESTAHGKISVDESKCTLCASCAGACPTSALITDSANNALCFNESLCIGCGYCVISCAESDTISLKKGKMHINTEFFKPKELAKDELFACVECGKEFATKKAVEKIASILTPAFSGDEKKLRTLYCCAECKAKLMILSQSDVGVLDV is encoded by the coding sequence ATGAAAGAATTTGCCTATTTTGGCAAGCCAGCTTTGCCTCTTGGCGATGAGATAGAGTGTGAAGCAAAGCATGAAAACTACTACCTTATAGCCAACAAACCTGCGCCAAATACCCAAATACACGCAAGAGAGATTGATTATTACCTTGAAAGTAGCGACGAGGACGCATTAGAAGTTAGCAAAAATGTTAGCATTTTATACGAGGCAAGAGCCTTAGCCTTTGATGGTTCTAAGTTTGAAAAATACAGCAAAACAGTGGGTAAAAGGGTGCTTTTTATAGGCACTACCCCTGATATGAGCCTTAAAGCAAGCTTAGAAAAGCTAGATTTTAAAGTTATTTGCTTGGATGAGATTAAATTTATCTACGGCTGTGCGGGCGAGCTTTGCGCTATAATAGAACAAGGCTTAGAACAAGCTGAAGTTGAGTGCGATTTTGCCGTGTTTTTTGGAGGATGTGAAAGCTGGGCTACTAGGCAAAGCGGCTGTTTTGATGCTAGTGCCATAAGTGCGAAGGAAATTCTAGAATTCCTTAGCTCTCATGTTCCAAACTACACTTATCAAAACTACATTTTTTGCCAAAATGATGCTTGTTTATACCATCACAAGCGTGGAGATGTTTGTTCAAAATGTGTAGAGCTTTGTCCTACGGTGGCGATTTTAAAAAACGAGGATGAAAAAGAACTAGTTTTTAGTCCCATTGACTGCATTGCTTGTGGGCGTTGTGTTTCAATCTGTCCTAGCGGGGCGATAGATAATGCAGTGATTACTAGGACTAGCTTTGAAGCTCTTGGCAGACTCTTTAAATCTAGAATTCCTATAATAGCAAAAGATGGTTTTTTGCCCAAAGTGCGCTTTAAAAACTCGGTTTTGCCGCTAGTGCTACCAAGCGATGGAATTTTAGATTTTAATAATATTTTAAGCTTAGTTTTAGGCTGTGGCGGAGAGATTTTTATATTTTTACCAAATATGCCTAAGGCTAGCAAAGAGGCAATCGCTTTGGCAAATGAGATTTTTAAAGCTAGATTTGGCTGTGAGCTTGTGCGTGTTTTTGATGATGAAATAAGCTTACAAGAAGCTATTAGCAAAGCTAGATATAAAAATATAGGCGAGTTTGAGCTGGGTATTTATCCAAATAAAGCTAGTGCTATCTCAGCCAAGCTTGCTCTTATCGCTGGTTCTTTGGACTTGGGCGAGTTTAGCACCTATGAGAGCACAGCGCATGGCAAAATCAGCGTGGATGAGAGCAAATGCACGCTTTGTGCCTCTTGTGCTGGGGCTTGCCCAACATCTGCTCTTATCACTGATAGCGCAAATAACGCTCTGTGCTTTAATGAAAGCCTTTGTATAGGTTGTGGCTACTGCGTGATTAGCTGCGCTGAGAGTGATACTATTAGCCTTAAAAAGGGCAAAATGCATATAAACACAGAGTTTTTTAAGCCAAAAGAACTAGCCAAAGATGAGCTATTTGCCTGCGTGGAGTGTGGCAAGGAGTTTGCTACCAAAAAAGCAGTAGAAAAAATCGCTAGCATACTAACACCAGCATTTAGTGGCGATGAGAAAAAGCTTCGCACGCTATATTGCTGTGCTGAGTGTAAAGCAAAGCTAATGATTTTATCTCAAAGTGATGTGGGAGTGCTAGATGTTTGA
- the selA gene encoding L-seryl-tRNA(Sec) selenium transferase, which produces MMQNLRTLPQIDKILNHKPFKDYNKGILARISRELLNSIRSNSKDEEINEEKIYAQINKNYKAFEKKALKPLINATGIVMHTNLGRSVIDEKSWQRAKQIACSYSNLEYDLESGSRGNRYDYTGYLLSTLFGCEDALVVNNNASAVFLVLNTFGKGGRCVLSRGELVEIGGGFRVPEVMKESGAILAEVGTTNKTRLSDYENALDENTKMLVKVHRSNFDIVGFKQDTSLEDIAKLAKERGIISYYDLGGGAASSLACFNSEPVPQKLIKTGVDLLSFSGDKLFGSVQAGIILGKKELIAKLRKNQLLRMLRSDKITLALLASTVLSYLDKDYDSVPTIFLLSRSTSELKSVAKRINNSCKNIASIIDTATFGGGGTLPNVKIQSVALAFRAQKGQKIENLEREFRQKGVIGRIENQCFLLDLRSVLPSDESALITAINSIFGGQDE; this is translated from the coding sequence ATTATGCAAAACTTGCGTACTTTGCCACAAATTGATAAAATATTAAATCATAAGCCTTTTAAAGATTATAATAAAGGCATTTTAGCTAGAATTTCAAGAGAGCTTTTAAACTCTATTCGCTCAAATTCAAAAGATGAAGAAATAAACGAAGAAAAAATCTACGCCCAAATAAACAAAAACTACAAAGCCTTTGAGAAAAAAGCCCTAAAACCGCTAATAAACGCAACTGGCATCGTAATGCACACAAATCTAGGCCGTAGCGTAATAGATGAAAAATCCTGGCAAAGAGCTAAGCAAATTGCTTGTTCTTACTCAAATTTAGAATACGACCTTGAAAGTGGCAGCCGTGGCAACCGCTATGACTACACTGGATATTTGCTAAGCACTCTTTTTGGCTGTGAGGATGCGCTAGTTGTAAATAATAACGCCTCGGCTGTGTTTTTAGTGCTAAATACCTTTGGCAAAGGTGGCAGGTGCGTGCTTAGCCGTGGTGAGCTAGTAGAAATCGGCGGTGGATTTAGAGTGCCTGAGGTGATGAAAGAAAGCGGAGCGATTTTAGCTGAGGTTGGCACCACGAACAAAACTCGCCTAAGCGACTATGAAAATGCTTTGGACGAAAATACAAAAATGCTAGTAAAAGTCCACCGCTCAAACTTTGATATAGTAGGCTTCAAGCAAGATACAAGCCTAGAAGACATAGCAAAATTAGCAAAAGAGCGTGGCATCATCAGCTACTACGACCTTGGCGGTGGGGCGGCCTCTAGCTTAGCGTGTTTTAATTCTGAGCCTGTGCCCCAAAAGCTGATTAAAACAGGCGTGGATTTGCTAAGTTTTAGCGGAGATAAGCTCTTTGGCTCAGTCCAAGCTGGCATAATACTAGGCAAAAAAGAACTCATCGCAAAACTTAGAAAAAATCAGCTTTTGCGTATGCTAAGAAGTGATAAAATCACTCTTGCCTTGCTAGCAAGCACGGTGCTCTCATATCTAGATAAAGACTATGATAGCGTGCCTACTATCTTTTTGCTCTCACGCAGCACTAGCGAGCTTAAAAGCGTGGCAAAGCGCATAAATAATTCTTGTAAAAATATAGCTAGCATCATTGATACAGCGACTTTTGGTGGTGGTGGAACCCTGCCAAATGTAAAAATACAAAGCGTAGCACTTGCCTTTAGAGCCCAAAAGGGGCAAAAAATAGAAAACCTAGAGCGTGAATTTCGCCAAAAAGGCGTGATAGGCCGCATAGAAAATCAGTGTTTTTTGCTTGATTTACGCTCTGTTTTGCCTAGTGATGAGAGTGCCTTGATTACAGCTATAAATAGTATTTTTGGTGGGCAAGATGAGTAG
- the selB gene encoding selenocysteine-specific translation elongation factor: protein MSSILLASAGHIDHGKTALIKALNGFEGDSTDEEKRRGITIDLSFSHLEKNGANIAFIDVPGHENLLKTMISGAFGAQGALLVVSSTEGLKAQSLEHIKILEFLGIKKIILCITKCDIASKEQISHSKSTSLAELKKYDFDVLKSFELSIFDSSSIEALRQFLLALRIENAQNSCLPRYYIDRLFNIKGAGLVATGTLLGSSIELGGKLYDYDAGVEFGIRSMQVHDKPVSVANNAQRVAINISSPLAYKIKKGDFISKKGNFRGFKELDCVFFGSITHGAEVSLCIGTKSINAKASVLSSKKEGEKNESYFITLKLDKEVFASFDERFVLLGGGALLGGGRVLNPISEPLKKRAKIELLTMLLEHDFLGAFELLKNTHEKGFGLLCAAQRFGILPSSALKIAKELKNAIIDEDELNVYDTSAKESLKDFIRFIISKNELAMFSASSVALKLPWASKMLAGMAIDEMKSELDFENGLYFKKGADFSKLKESLEEGILREIERGELAPLAPYNIYDIFECDRKAGDDALKRLTARGVVVRLEHNLFISAKNLALAKKRLLELIARDGYADVSNAKDFLNLSRKYTIAYLEALDNDERIEKIENKRVLKS from the coding sequence ATGAGTAGTATTTTGTTAGCAAGTGCTGGGCATATAGACCATGGCAAAACCGCTCTTATAAAGGCGCTAAATGGCTTTGAGGGCGATAGCACAGACGAAGAAAAACGCCGTGGGATTACTATAGATCTAAGTTTTTCGCATTTAGAAAAAAACGGCGCAAATATAGCCTTTATAGATGTGCCAGGGCATGAAAATTTGCTTAAAACGATGATTTCAGGAGCTTTTGGAGCGCAGGGCGCTTTGCTAGTAGTTAGCAGCACAGAAGGGCTAAAAGCCCAGAGCTTGGAGCATATAAAAATTCTAGAATTCCTTGGGATAAAAAAAATAATTTTATGTATCACAAAATGCGATATAGCAAGCAAAGAGCAGATCTCGCACTCAAAGTCTACTAGCCTAGCAGAGCTAAAAAAATATGATTTTGATGTTTTAAAAAGCTTTGAGCTTAGCATTTTTGATAGCAGTAGCATTGAGGCGCTTAGGCAGTTTTTGCTTGCTTTGCGTATTGAAAATGCGCAAAACTCTTGCTTGCCACGCTACTATATAGATAGGCTTTTTAACATAAAAGGCGCAGGGCTAGTGGCTACTGGTACCTTGCTTGGCTCTAGTATAGAACTTGGAGGAAAGCTCTATGACTACGATGCAGGCGTAGAGTTTGGCATCCGCTCTATGCAAGTCCATGATAAGCCAGTAAGCGTGGCAAATAACGCCCAAAGAGTAGCGATAAACATTAGCTCGCCCCTAGCCTATAAAATCAAAAAAGGCGATTTTATCAGTAAAAAGGGCAATTTTAGGGGCTTTAAAGAGCTTGATTGCGTGTTTTTTGGCTCTATAACGCACGGCGCAGAAGTAAGTTTGTGTATAGGCACAAAGAGCATAAACGCTAAAGCAAGCGTGCTTTCAAGCAAAAAAGAAGGCGAGAAAAACGAGAGTTATTTTATTACCTTAAAGCTTGATAAAGAGGTTTTTGCTAGCTTTGATGAGCGTTTTGTTTTGCTTGGTGGTGGAGCTTTGCTAGGTGGGGGCAGGGTGCTAAATCCTATTAGCGAACCGCTGAAAAAAAGAGCAAAAATAGAGCTACTTACTATGCTTTTAGAGCATGATTTTTTGGGGGCGTTTGAACTGCTTAAAAACACGCACGAAAAGGGCTTTGGCTTGCTTTGCGCGGCCCAGCGCTTTGGCATTTTGCCAAGTAGTGCTTTAAAAATCGCAAAAGAGCTAAAAAACGCTATTATAGATGAAGATGAGCTAAATGTCTATGATACTAGCGCAAAAGAGAGTTTAAAGGACTTCATACGCTTTATTATCTCAAAAAACGAACTAGCAATGTTTTCAGCCTCATCAGTGGCACTAAAACTGCCTTGGGCTAGCAAAATGCTTGCTGGGATGGCAATTGATGAGATGAAAAGCGAGCTGGATTTTGAAAATGGTCTGTATTTCAAAAAAGGTGCTGATTTTAGCAAACTTAAAGAAAGCTTAGAAGAAGGCATTTTAAGGGAGATTGAAAGGGGCGAGCTAGCCCCACTTGCGCCTTATAATATCTATGATATTTTTGAGTGTGATAGAAAGGCTGGCGATGATGCGCTAAAAAGGCTGACCGCAAGAGGCGTGGTAGTAAGGCTAGAGCATAATCTTTTCATCAGTGCAAAAAACCTTGCTCTTGCAAAAAAGCGTCTTTTGGAGCTAATCGCGCGCGATGGATACGCTGATGTAAGCAACGCAAAGGACTTTTTAAATCTTAGCAGAAAATACACCATAGCATACTTAGAAGCCCTTGATAATGATGAAAGAATAGAAAAAATAGAAAACAAAAGAGTGCTGAAATCTTAG